The segment TTGTAGACAACATTGCATAAAGCAATAGGCCTAAATTGATCCATCCGATTAGCCCCCTCCTTAGGTATGAGAGCCAGAAAAGTAGAATTCAGAGACTTAAGCATTTGTTTGTTCCTAAGGTATTCCTGAACCACCTCAAGGAGATCAAACTTTATTATTTCCCAAAATTCCTGGAAGAACTCAATTGGAAACCCATCTAGGCCAGGAGCTTTGCCTTTTTTCATACTACACACAACCTTCTCCAATTCAAGCAGCAGGATTGGACCCAAAAGAGCCCCATTCATCTCATCTGAGACCAAGCAAGGAATAGAATCCAAGATAGCCCTCTCCTCGGATCTAGCAGCAATATCCTCCCTAGTAAAAAGATTAGAAAAATAGTTGACAGCTTCCCTCAAAATTTCACCACAGGACGAGAGTTGGGTCCCATCACTCGAGACAAGCGTGGAAAATGAGCTCCCCTGCCTACGGGCCTTAACTGAATTATGGAAGAAAGATGTGTTCCTGTCCCCCTCCTTaagccaatcaatacgagattTTTGCTTCCAGAAAATCTCCTCCCAAAGGTCCCACTCTTCTAAGCCCTTAAGGGCCAAGGACTCAGCATTCAAAAGGTCAGAGGACAGCCCATGGTCTCGAATCTGACGAGTGACACTATCCAGCTTGTACTGAGTAGCAAGTTTCTGAGCATGCAaattcccaaaacattgtttattccacctatTAAGCCTATACTTCACATGTTGGAGCCGTTTGCTAAAAGTGTACATGGCCCTCCCATGGGCAGGAAGCCCTTCGTACCACCAATCTAGCACTAGATCCCGAAGAGAGTGATCCCGTaaccacatcaattgaaatttgaaggaTGGATTTTTGGTGACCCCATAAGAGGAGACACAAAGTTTGATAGGCCAGTGATCAGATCCCCTCCAATCCAGGATATCAGAACTGGTAGTCCACCTGCTGCTCATCCAGTAATAGGAAACCAGAAATCTATCAAGCCATTCTGAGATAGCCTCATCACCACACcgcctattattccaagtaaaaacTCCATTGATTGGCTTCACGTCAAAAAGGTTAAggagaccaatattatctctgagCAAAAGAGAGAAAGGATCAAGCCTAGCTAACCCTCCTCATTTTTCATCCATACTAATAACAGCATTAAAGTCACCAGCCAAAATCCATGGGAGAAACGGGTCCAGAGAACGGACAAAATTGATATGATCCCAAAGGTGTGTCTTACCTAgaagatcagtaggagcataaatattggaGAAAAGACATCTTTTGCCAGTTTCGAAAATGGAGGCAACCATAGAGATAGAAGACTGACTAGAGACTCACCATAAGGGGGAGACTTTCCTTGGGTTCCAAAAGCAAGCCACCCCCCCAGAACTGCCCAACGCCCCCACCCCCTGCCAGTAGCCTTGGGGCCAGATACGCAGAGCACAATTATTCAAACCATCCACTGTaagcttggtttcctgaatgaATACCACATCCGGAGCCTGAGACTCGATTAATCTGCGAACAGCCTTTTGTCTGGGGATgctgttcaacccccttacattccaagatAAAACTAACATTTAGGGGGGTGggagaagtgggaatcaatgggtTTCATAGACCCAGACTCAACCAAAGTATCCCCCATAATCTTGACCTTCTCTTGATCAGTCTTCCTTCCACTCCTTGACTGTTTATCTAGAGGcccctttttaaaatattttgattcaAGCCTAAGGTAGGAGGAGCCTTAGCACCCTTCACAGGATCCGCGGATGCCTTCAAAACTTCCAGACAAGGAGCCAAACTAGCATTACCCACCGTAATCTGTGACTCCTGGAGGCCACCAATATTCTGAACTTGAGAGGGCAAGTCCAAAGCTGGTTGACAAACCTGTTGAACCCCTGACGATAGAATCGACTCCTCCTTCCTTGCAACCACCTCTTGATTCTCTACTTGACCCTTAACCCCAGAAGAAAGCTCAGTTGGAATACCATCTTCTTGGACTACGCTATCCAGAACCTCAAACTTGTTAAATGTGTCATCATTCTGTCTATCCATCCAAGGTCTCTTCTTACCGTCGCCTTTATTACGGGATTTAACCAGGGTAAATCCCTCCTTATCAACAGGCCCATCAAACACTAGAGCTTTCCCCTTGTTCAACCTAGGAGGTTCAGAGGCAGACAAGGGGGAAGTATTCAATCTGGGGCATCTGCGATGAAGATGACCATATTCATGGCAAATTCTGCATCTGAATGGGAGGGTTTCGTAATCTAGCTGCTGAGTCCAGGAGGAAGAACCCATGCAAATTTCCATAGAGTCTCGTAATcgattattcaaatcaacttcaacacaaatgcGAGCAAAGGAAATTACCTTATGATCTTGAGTCTGTGAAGCCGATCCAACAGGTTTCCCAAGAAGTAAAGAGATTGAGTGGAGGATATCTTCCCTCCAGAATTCCAACGGAAGCCTCAGCAAACGAACCCACACAGGCACCCGCGACGGGATCTCTTCCAACGAGTTGAAGCCCATATGCCAAGGCTTGATAAAGAGCCCAACTTGGTTAAAgaaataagggccaccctcaaaagccCTATTCCTGTCTGCTATGCTTGAAAAAATAACCAGGAAATAGTTATTAGCCGCTAAAAGAATCTCCATATCTCCTTCAGGGTTCCAAATCTGACGTGCCCAGGACTCCAACACAGGAAGAGAGAGACGAAGGCCCAAAAATTTGCATATAAGAGCATGCTTGCCCCAGTAATCAACATCTTCTAAAACCTGCTCAGGTTGAATAACCAAAACTGGTCTATCTTCTGATCTCTCCAAACATCCATTAACTTTTTTAATTCGAAAAGACCCTTTTGACGAGGAGGTACCCTCCCTAGAAGGCGGAAACTCAGTCCGATCCTTGTTACTGGCATGCATCAAAGAGGATGGATCTACCATCTCCAAATCTAGGGAAGAAGCAAGGCCTTGATTCTCCATGGAAAAATGAGCCCAAGCACCAAACAAAATAAGGAAAGAGGCAAGGTAGTCGGCCCAAATGCCCAAACGACCTCGAGCCCCCCGTCCAAGAGACCCTCACACCAGATGGCGGCCAGAAAAATGCCCAGCCATAGAAAAGAGGAGATCAAACCCCTGTCCAACCCCCTCCAGACCCCTGCGAGCACAGAAAACTCCCCCCGTGAGCAGAAAAAAGCCACCGGCATGCGTAGGATACAGGCAAAGCAAGCTAGGGCACGCGGGCCCTAGCTCGCACCAGAGCTCCACGAAATGCCATCCTTTCCGCCTTCCGCGCAGTACCTTCAATGTTCAACAATGAACATTATTGAGCATTATTGatctatataattttttttcaatctttTATATTGATTCTTATATGTAACATCTACACTTTAGCTTCTTGTATACGTCTTTTTTATGGatcctcattttctctcttttcctttTATATTATGAATTATATTTTGTTTCTCTATTTGGAAGCACCTTGTCTTATATTCATTTTACAATTCATCAAGTGTCATCATAGTTTTGATgatttcctttttttctttcttactcttccttttctttctcacaTGTATTGTTAATTATCTTTATGCCTAAAGTGTTTTTCATCTTATACATATGTTTTAAGAATTGTATCCTAACTATGATCCCTGCCATGCCAAGATATTATTATTAAATAGTATAACCCTATAACAACTATATATTTAACATCTTATTGATGCTCATACTATCTTTATTTTTCCTTTCTAAGTTCATATTTATTATATCATTTTACCATACTAGTGGGtgcaaaaaattacaaacatatttATAGGATTGGTCTTCTTTCATGATCCTTATCTATAATGTGTTTATTCTCATTAATTTCATatctttggagaaatattttgTGTGTGACAATGATTATTTATAATCTATCTTATTACATAGTTTTTACATAATGATATTTCTTATTGTATTATATGATTGATCATGCTTATAATTATTTGGACATTCCTCTAACTCATTACATCCTTTATATGCAATTGATTTTAGGGATATATATGTCACTTAAATTCTTTTATTAGTGAATTATTATTTAttggttttttgaaaaaattaacttcatacatccttaAAAACTATGGCGAGCGAGGAGCGACAGTTAGAGTGCGAAAGGCAGAGGACAGAATGTGAAGCACAGAAGGAAGTCGTTGATGACCACTTGGTGGAAGGCAATCTCCAGCAATAGACATATGACCATAAGCAAGCTATAGCCGATGGGAAAAGCAAAGAGAAACCAACGGATAGGTAGGCAAAGTGGAAAATATTGGAAGCCGATCAGAACAACCAGGGACTAAAACACACACCAAGTAATAATGATGGATTCGCAGAAGGAAAGGTTAATTCCCCAAAGTAGAGCCCTGCGGAAGAAATCAATATGCCAAGGCTGGTAGAGATTGATCTAACAGAGGAATTTATCGATGACAATTGCATGTGGGAGGATCTCGCAGTTATTGCTAGAATCATTGGTCCGAAGAAATCCAGACAAAGCGTTAACCCTTGGATAAAGGAGAATTGGGGTAATCAAGTGGTGGTAAAATTTATACCAAAAGGTTTCTTTGTGGCCATCTTCATGGAGAAAGGAACAAGGGATCAAATTTTAAGCTCAAAGAATTGGTCACCCAACTTTAATCTGACTAGACTCGCAGTATATGAAACCTCGGTATGGATCAAAATGTTTAATCTCCCTATTGAGTACTGGGGGACCAGTGCCTTGAGAAAATAGGGTGAATGCTCGGTACCCTTGTACAGATTGATGAAGAAGTTATTGAAAGTGATTCATACATATACGCCAAGATGAAAATAGTAGCGGTTGAACAAATCCCTTCCCACATAAATCTTAGAACAGCCAATGAAATCTGGAAGCAAGACATTGAAATTGAGAAAGAGCTTTATGTTTGCCAAAGATGTGGAAGCAAAACTCATCAAGCCAAAAGGTGCAGAATTTTTGTGCGCAGGGCATACAACACTAAGCGGAggacaaaagataaagaaaaagcagTTTGGTTAAAGAAAATAAATGAGCAAAAGCAGAGGCCGATTGCGATAACCAAGTCACTGCCTGATACAAGTATGCACCCTAAACCTATCACTCATCCTTATCAGATAGAATCGGAAACCAATAATAAAGAAAGAGTGGTTATTCCAAGCTAGGAGATGTCTCCTATAACAGGGTCTCAGGCCATGAACATTATTGAGGAATGCACAAGCGATGCTGATATGAGTAATTCAGACAGAGAGGGTGAAGATAATGTCTTGGATAACCTAGATCCCAGATGCATTAGCCAATCAGTGAATACTCTCCTGGGCAGAGCAAAAGGAGTTAAAGGTAGAAAAAACAATAAACAGATCAGAGAGGAGAAAGCATCAGAAAAAGGTATTGTGAGCGTTTTGGAATATATGAAGAACTCCAAGGGAGGCAGCCCCTCCCTTGGACATAAATGAGAATCacatcatggaatgtcaggggcttaactGCCCCTGACAAAAGATGCTTGGTCAAAAGGTCTTTGGCCAAGTTAGGTGGCGGAATTCATCAGATACTGCAATA is part of the Cryptomeria japonica chromosome 10, Sugi_1.0, whole genome shotgun sequence genome and harbors:
- the LOC131040439 gene encoding uncharacterized protein LOC131040439, with amino-acid sequence MENQGLASSLDLEMVDPSSLMHASNKDRTEFPPSREGTSSSKGSFRIKKVNGCLERSEDRPVLVIQPEQVLEDVDYWGKHALICKFLGLRLSLPVLESWARQIWNPEGDMEILLAANNYFLVIFSSIADRNRAFEGGPYFFNQVGLFIKPWHMGFNSLEEIPSRVPVWVRLLRLPLEFWREDILHSISLLLGKPVGSASQTQDHKVISFARICVEVDLNNRLRDSMEICMGSSSWTQQLDYETLPFRCRICHEYGHLHRRCPRLNTSPLSASEPPRLNKGKALVFDGPVDKEGFTLVKSRNKGDGKKRPWMDRQNDDTFNKFEVLDSVVQEDGIPTELSSGVKGQVENQEVVARKEESILSSGVQQVCQPALDLPSQVQNIGGLQESQITVGNASLAPCLEVLKASADPVKGAKAPPTLGLNQNILKRGL